A stretch of Pseudomonadota bacterium DNA encodes these proteins:
- a CDS encoding metallophosphoesterase: MQTTADSTFLDSRSLDKVSDVDRKERMGKVVETLSNFTLPRIDFNQLLQEQLLKARELKSRILAPLTLGERFLNLIEGPWAPASQDLPDRRDQSVPSQERTPFRKPFKDGVDLSSRQAIKRNVGLSEHRWPLTRWSSVYEYDVPIQKLPNDLHGLTILHLSDIHFLKGCARPCEELAQVAKFLESGKRRIDLILLSGDVVTRSPEDLNKEALRQLHRMSDVCPQSFMVYGNHDYHGHMPAIISKQLEEVGFNDINNHHVSLKIGRSSLNIIGVDDAYFGDPIPPKTIDKDAINIVLTHNLDAIRGDFPADIDLILSGHTHWGELKIFDGASLMRMWGYCDNINGHTKQWDVLSNRTLSFVHPGLARYYVPFRGLRHPPGVAIHSLYAAPPVGAV, encoded by the coding sequence ATGCAGACTACCGCCGACTCAACTTTTCTTGATTCAAGGTCACTCGACAAAGTCAGCGATGTTGATCGTAAGGAGCGAATGGGGAAAGTTGTAGAGACTTTATCCAATTTCACTTTGCCACGCATCGACTTTAATCAGCTGTTGCAAGAGCAGCTGCTGAAAGCAAGGGAGCTCAAGTCGCGAATTCTTGCGCCGCTGACGTTAGGTGAACGTTTTTTGAATCTAATCGAAGGTCCATGGGCGCCGGCGTCGCAGGATCTTCCTGATCGGCGCGACCAGTCCGTTCCAAGTCAGGAACGAACTCCTTTCCGAAAGCCTTTTAAGGACGGGGTGGACTTATCCTCTCGGCAGGCTATTAAACGAAATGTAGGCTTAAGCGAGCATAGGTGGCCTCTTACTCGTTGGAGTTCGGTTTACGAGTATGATGTTCCAATTCAAAAGCTGCCGAACGATCTTCACGGATTAACTATTCTTCATCTCTCTGACATTCATTTCTTAAAAGGTTGTGCACGGCCGTGCGAAGAGCTTGCCCAAGTCGCCAAGTTCCTGGAATCAGGAAAGAGAAGGATAGATTTAATTTTACTATCGGGCGACGTTGTTACTCGCTCGCCAGAGGACCTGAACAAAGAGGCCTTGCGACAACTTCATCGGATGAGTGATGTGTGCCCCCAGTCGTTTATGGTGTACGGGAACCATGACTATCACGGGCATATGCCAGCGATTATTAGCAAGCAACTGGAGGAAGTGGGGTTTAATGACATCAATAATCATCACGTTAGTTTAAAAATTGGAAGATCCTCCCTCAATATTATTGGAGTTGACGACGCATATTTCGGAGATCCGATTCCACCAAAAACAATAGATAAAGATGCTATTAACATCGTCCTGACTCATAATCTCGACGCTATTCGAGGGGATTTTCCAGCCGATATCGACCTCATCCTCTCGGGCCATACGCATTGGGGAGAGCTAAAGATATTTGATGGCGCAAGTCTCATGCGTATGTGGGGATACTGCGACAACATAAATGGACATACCAAACAGTGGGACGTTTTGAGTAATCGAACTCTTTCTTTTGTTCATCCCGGCCTAGCTAGGTACTACGTGCCTTTTAGAGGGCTGCGGCACCCACCCGGAGTAGCGATACACTCCCTTTACGCCGCTCCTCCGGTGGGTGCAGTCTAA